One Aphelocoma coerulescens isolate FSJ_1873_10779 chromosome 8, UR_Acoe_1.0, whole genome shotgun sequence genomic region harbors:
- the CDC7 gene encoding cell division cycle 7-related protein kinase isoform X2 yields the protein MALLVYCFTAMVSSSGPRRLGFFLLETRFVMETVLKSPSDEQHPQQAEDFHGNLEQNSKLSGIKKDVEKLYEAVPQLVNVFKIKEKIGEGTFSSVYLATAQLQTGYEEKMALKHLIPTSHPLRIAAELQCLTVAGGQDNVMGVKYCFRKNDHVVIVMPYLEHESFLDILNSLSFEEVREYMFNLFKALRRIHHFGIVHRDVKPSNFLYNRQLKKYALVDFGLAQGTPDTKIELLKTAHSEDQQGSCLQNNPIVALGNGVSVSVTAPKQIAQQSASKAADRRSSSLLKVQMKQGRGEKEDSVHHSVQRSVFGERNFNVCGSTYQENSGTKLIKQSKMIDVSSRKLVTKKKIISTKTVSNGAARKAASGCPLNLPCDCYATDRVCSVCLSRRQQVAPRAGTPGFRAPEVLTKCPTQTTAIDMWSAGIIFLSLLSGRYPFFKASDDLTALAQIMTVRGSRETIQAARSFGKSVVCTQVVPTQNLRTLCEKLRGTNSSCKRSRGEGPSRSENNTPLPVTADKPCAPETLGKQIQHLQNFQEGDGALEAKATDVKGWDQVPDEAYDLLDKLLDLNPATRITAKEALLHPFFKDIKL from the exons ATGGCTTTACTGGTTTACTGTTTCACTGCGATG GTGTCCAGCAGTGGCCCTCGAaggcttggattttttttacttgagACTCGTTTTGTGATGGAGACAGTGTTGAAGTCTCCCTCTGATGAACAGCACCCTCAGCAGGCTGAAGACTTCCACGGAAATCTTGAGCAGAACAGCAAGCTTTCAG gaataaaaaaagatgTTGAAAAGCTTTATGAAGCAGTGCCACAGCTTGTAAATGTGttcaaaattaaggaaaaaattggagaag GTACTTTTAGTTCTGTTTACTTGGCCACAGCACAATTACAAACAGGATATGAAGAAAAAATGGCTCTGAAACACTTGATTCCAACCAGCCATCCCCTGCGAATAGCTGCTGAACTTCAGTGCCTCACAGTGGCAGG GGGACAAGATAATGTTATGGGAGTTAAATACTGCTTTAGGAAAAATGATCATGTTGTTATTGTTATGCCATATCTGGAACATGAATCCTTCTTG GACATTTTGAATTCCCTTTCCTTTGAAGAAGTGAGGGAATACATGTTTAATCTGTTCAAAGCGTTGAGGCGCATTCATCACTTCGGTATTGTTCACCGTGATGTCAAGCCCAGCAACTTCCTCTACAACAGGCAGCTAAAAAA gTATGCCTTGGTAGATTTTGGCTTGGCACAAGGAACCCCTGATACGAAAATTGAGCTTCTTAAAACTGCTCACTCTGAAGACCAGCAGGGAAGTTGCTTGCAAAATAATCCCATTGTAGCCTTGGGAAATGGGGTTTCTGTCAGTGTCACAGCACCTAAACAGATAGCTCAACAGTCAGCCTCAAAAGCAGCTGATAGAAGGTCCAGCTCACTCCTGAAAGTACAGATGAAacaaggaagaggagaaaag GAGGACTCTGTGCACCATTCTGTCCAGCGCTCTGTCTTCGGAGAGAGGAATTTCAATGTCTGTGGTTCTACATACCAGGAGAACTCAGGCACAAAA CTCATAAAACAATCAAAGATGATCGATGTTTCATCTAGGAAGCTAGTAACAAAGAAGAAGATTATTTCCACCAAAACTGTGAGCAATGGGGCAGCCAGGAAAGCTGCCAGTGGTTGCCCTTTAAACCTGCCCTGTGACTGTTATGCAACGGATAGAGTTTGCAGTGTTTGCCTTTCAAG GCGTCAACAAGTGGCTCCCAGGGCAGGAACACCTGGATTCCGAGCACCAGAAGTATTAACAAAGTGCCCCACTCAGACCACAG caATAGACATGTGGTCTGCAGGAATCATATTCCTTTCTCTACTCAGTGGACGATATCCATTTTTCAAAGCAAGTGATGATTTAACTGCTTTGGCACAAATCATGACAGTTCGTGGATCCAGAGAAACCATTCAGGCTGCTAGAAGTTTTG GAAAATCAGTTGTGTGTACCCAAGTTGTCCCAACTCAAAATTTACGAACCCTCTGTGAAAAGCTGAGAGGAACAAATAGCAGCTGTAAGAGATCTCGGGGGGAAGGGCCCAGCAGGTCTGAAAACAACACACCTTTGCCAGTTACAGCAGACAAACCCTGTGCTCCTGAGACACTTGGAAAACAAATACAACACTTACAGAATTTTCAGGAAGGTGATGGTGCTTTGGAAGCGAAGGCAACTGACGTGAAAGGATGGGATCAGGTTCCTGATGAAGCATATGACCTACTTGATAAGCTACTAGACTTAAACCCTGCAACAAGAATAACTGCAAAAGAGGCTTTGCTGCatcctttttttaaagacataaaACTCTGA
- the CDC7 gene encoding cell division cycle 7-related protein kinase isoform X1, giving the protein MALLVYCFTAMVSSSGPRRLGFFLLETRFVMETVLKSPSDEQHPQQAEDFHGNLEQNSKLSAGIKKDVEKLYEAVPQLVNVFKIKEKIGEGTFSSVYLATAQLQTGYEEKMALKHLIPTSHPLRIAAELQCLTVAGGQDNVMGVKYCFRKNDHVVIVMPYLEHESFLDILNSLSFEEVREYMFNLFKALRRIHHFGIVHRDVKPSNFLYNRQLKKYALVDFGLAQGTPDTKIELLKTAHSEDQQGSCLQNNPIVALGNGVSVSVTAPKQIAQQSASKAADRRSSSLLKVQMKQGRGEKEDSVHHSVQRSVFGERNFNVCGSTYQENSGTKLIKQSKMIDVSSRKLVTKKKIISTKTVSNGAARKAASGCPLNLPCDCYATDRVCSVCLSRRQQVAPRAGTPGFRAPEVLTKCPTQTTAIDMWSAGIIFLSLLSGRYPFFKASDDLTALAQIMTVRGSRETIQAARSFGKSVVCTQVVPTQNLRTLCEKLRGTNSSCKRSRGEGPSRSENNTPLPVTADKPCAPETLGKQIQHLQNFQEGDGALEAKATDVKGWDQVPDEAYDLLDKLLDLNPATRITAKEALLHPFFKDIKL; this is encoded by the exons ATGGCTTTACTGGTTTACTGTTTCACTGCGATG GTGTCCAGCAGTGGCCCTCGAaggcttggattttttttacttgagACTCGTTTTGTGATGGAGACAGTGTTGAAGTCTCCCTCTGATGAACAGCACCCTCAGCAGGCTGAAGACTTCCACGGAAATCTTGAGCAGAACAGCAAGCTTTCAG caggaataaaaaaagatgTTGAAAAGCTTTATGAAGCAGTGCCACAGCTTGTAAATGTGttcaaaattaaggaaaaaattggagaag GTACTTTTAGTTCTGTTTACTTGGCCACAGCACAATTACAAACAGGATATGAAGAAAAAATGGCTCTGAAACACTTGATTCCAACCAGCCATCCCCTGCGAATAGCTGCTGAACTTCAGTGCCTCACAGTGGCAGG GGGACAAGATAATGTTATGGGAGTTAAATACTGCTTTAGGAAAAATGATCATGTTGTTATTGTTATGCCATATCTGGAACATGAATCCTTCTTG GACATTTTGAATTCCCTTTCCTTTGAAGAAGTGAGGGAATACATGTTTAATCTGTTCAAAGCGTTGAGGCGCATTCATCACTTCGGTATTGTTCACCGTGATGTCAAGCCCAGCAACTTCCTCTACAACAGGCAGCTAAAAAA gTATGCCTTGGTAGATTTTGGCTTGGCACAAGGAACCCCTGATACGAAAATTGAGCTTCTTAAAACTGCTCACTCTGAAGACCAGCAGGGAAGTTGCTTGCAAAATAATCCCATTGTAGCCTTGGGAAATGGGGTTTCTGTCAGTGTCACAGCACCTAAACAGATAGCTCAACAGTCAGCCTCAAAAGCAGCTGATAGAAGGTCCAGCTCACTCCTGAAAGTACAGATGAAacaaggaagaggagaaaag GAGGACTCTGTGCACCATTCTGTCCAGCGCTCTGTCTTCGGAGAGAGGAATTTCAATGTCTGTGGTTCTACATACCAGGAGAACTCAGGCACAAAA CTCATAAAACAATCAAAGATGATCGATGTTTCATCTAGGAAGCTAGTAACAAAGAAGAAGATTATTTCCACCAAAACTGTGAGCAATGGGGCAGCCAGGAAAGCTGCCAGTGGTTGCCCTTTAAACCTGCCCTGTGACTGTTATGCAACGGATAGAGTTTGCAGTGTTTGCCTTTCAAG GCGTCAACAAGTGGCTCCCAGGGCAGGAACACCTGGATTCCGAGCACCAGAAGTATTAACAAAGTGCCCCACTCAGACCACAG caATAGACATGTGGTCTGCAGGAATCATATTCCTTTCTCTACTCAGTGGACGATATCCATTTTTCAAAGCAAGTGATGATTTAACTGCTTTGGCACAAATCATGACAGTTCGTGGATCCAGAGAAACCATTCAGGCTGCTAGAAGTTTTG GAAAATCAGTTGTGTGTACCCAAGTTGTCCCAACTCAAAATTTACGAACCCTCTGTGAAAAGCTGAGAGGAACAAATAGCAGCTGTAAGAGATCTCGGGGGGAAGGGCCCAGCAGGTCTGAAAACAACACACCTTTGCCAGTTACAGCAGACAAACCCTGTGCTCCTGAGACACTTGGAAAACAAATACAACACTTACAGAATTTTCAGGAAGGTGATGGTGCTTTGGAAGCGAAGGCAACTGACGTGAAAGGATGGGATCAGGTTCCTGATGAAGCATATGACCTACTTGATAAGCTACTAGACTTAAACCCTGCAACAAGAATAACTGCAAAAGAGGCTTTGCTGCatcctttttttaaagacataaaACTCTGA
- the CDC7 gene encoding cell division cycle 7-related protein kinase isoform X3 encodes METVLKSPSDEQHPQQAEDFHGNLEQNSKLSAGIKKDVEKLYEAVPQLVNVFKIKEKIGEGTFSSVYLATAQLQTGYEEKMALKHLIPTSHPLRIAAELQCLTVAGGQDNVMGVKYCFRKNDHVVIVMPYLEHESFLDILNSLSFEEVREYMFNLFKALRRIHHFGIVHRDVKPSNFLYNRQLKKYALVDFGLAQGTPDTKIELLKTAHSEDQQGSCLQNNPIVALGNGVSVSVTAPKQIAQQSASKAADRRSSSLLKVQMKQGRGEKEDSVHHSVQRSVFGERNFNVCGSTYQENSGTKLIKQSKMIDVSSRKLVTKKKIISTKTVSNGAARKAASGCPLNLPCDCYATDRVCSVCLSRRQQVAPRAGTPGFRAPEVLTKCPTQTTAIDMWSAGIIFLSLLSGRYPFFKASDDLTALAQIMTVRGSRETIQAARSFGKSVVCTQVVPTQNLRTLCEKLRGTNSSCKRSRGEGPSRSENNTPLPVTADKPCAPETLGKQIQHLQNFQEGDGALEAKATDVKGWDQVPDEAYDLLDKLLDLNPATRITAKEALLHPFFKDIKL; translated from the exons ATGGAGACAGTGTTGAAGTCTCCCTCTGATGAACAGCACCCTCAGCAGGCTGAAGACTTCCACGGAAATCTTGAGCAGAACAGCAAGCTTTCAG caggaataaaaaaagatgTTGAAAAGCTTTATGAAGCAGTGCCACAGCTTGTAAATGTGttcaaaattaaggaaaaaattggagaag GTACTTTTAGTTCTGTTTACTTGGCCACAGCACAATTACAAACAGGATATGAAGAAAAAATGGCTCTGAAACACTTGATTCCAACCAGCCATCCCCTGCGAATAGCTGCTGAACTTCAGTGCCTCACAGTGGCAGG GGGACAAGATAATGTTATGGGAGTTAAATACTGCTTTAGGAAAAATGATCATGTTGTTATTGTTATGCCATATCTGGAACATGAATCCTTCTTG GACATTTTGAATTCCCTTTCCTTTGAAGAAGTGAGGGAATACATGTTTAATCTGTTCAAAGCGTTGAGGCGCATTCATCACTTCGGTATTGTTCACCGTGATGTCAAGCCCAGCAACTTCCTCTACAACAGGCAGCTAAAAAA gTATGCCTTGGTAGATTTTGGCTTGGCACAAGGAACCCCTGATACGAAAATTGAGCTTCTTAAAACTGCTCACTCTGAAGACCAGCAGGGAAGTTGCTTGCAAAATAATCCCATTGTAGCCTTGGGAAATGGGGTTTCTGTCAGTGTCACAGCACCTAAACAGATAGCTCAACAGTCAGCCTCAAAAGCAGCTGATAGAAGGTCCAGCTCACTCCTGAAAGTACAGATGAAacaaggaagaggagaaaag GAGGACTCTGTGCACCATTCTGTCCAGCGCTCTGTCTTCGGAGAGAGGAATTTCAATGTCTGTGGTTCTACATACCAGGAGAACTCAGGCACAAAA CTCATAAAACAATCAAAGATGATCGATGTTTCATCTAGGAAGCTAGTAACAAAGAAGAAGATTATTTCCACCAAAACTGTGAGCAATGGGGCAGCCAGGAAAGCTGCCAGTGGTTGCCCTTTAAACCTGCCCTGTGACTGTTATGCAACGGATAGAGTTTGCAGTGTTTGCCTTTCAAG GCGTCAACAAGTGGCTCCCAGGGCAGGAACACCTGGATTCCGAGCACCAGAAGTATTAACAAAGTGCCCCACTCAGACCACAG caATAGACATGTGGTCTGCAGGAATCATATTCCTTTCTCTACTCAGTGGACGATATCCATTTTTCAAAGCAAGTGATGATTTAACTGCTTTGGCACAAATCATGACAGTTCGTGGATCCAGAGAAACCATTCAGGCTGCTAGAAGTTTTG GAAAATCAGTTGTGTGTACCCAAGTTGTCCCAACTCAAAATTTACGAACCCTCTGTGAAAAGCTGAGAGGAACAAATAGCAGCTGTAAGAGATCTCGGGGGGAAGGGCCCAGCAGGTCTGAAAACAACACACCTTTGCCAGTTACAGCAGACAAACCCTGTGCTCCTGAGACACTTGGAAAACAAATACAACACTTACAGAATTTTCAGGAAGGTGATGGTGCTTTGGAAGCGAAGGCAACTGACGTGAAAGGATGGGATCAGGTTCCTGATGAAGCATATGACCTACTTGATAAGCTACTAGACTTAAACCCTGCAACAAGAATAACTGCAAAAGAGGCTTTGCTGCatcctttttttaaagacataaaACTCTGA